In Pongo abelii isolate AG06213 chromosome 5, NHGRI_mPonAbe1-v2.0_pri, whole genome shotgun sequence, the DNA window ATGTCATAAAGTTGTCACAAAATTTTGGTAATTGAGAAAGAGCtaaaaccttttttgtttgtttgttttttgtttttaaagggaagaaaagtGCTTCTGAGGCTCTTTTGGAATAAGTAACAGTTTTCAGATTCACTTTTACAAAGATTGCCAATATCATTCGCAGACACCAACAAAGCAGACTGAACAGAAAGATCTCTGTGGTAGGATGCCGAGCAAATCGTTGACTTCTCCAATCTCTAAGAGACAATATCTAAATGTGAGTCTCACGGCATTGTATTTTCTGCTTCATCATAAGATTTGCAAACACAAgacataaaattatgtttatttactAACCAATACAGAATATGCTAGGCCCTTTGCCTGGAAGCCAGATTTCGCTTCTGAGATTTTCCAAAGTCCATTCTAGAAGAGGTGGCTGTTACTGATACCCAGGGAAGGCATTTCTTAAATTGCTTACCTGGGGATGGAACTTTCTGTGGACTTTAGGCCCTTAAGACCAAAAGCCATGAGGCATTTATGAATAGGTGATGtaagaaattttaataaaagttgcAATAACCCTGAAAATAGTGTCTTTAATAACCTATGTACTATTAATAACAATGCATGCATAGTGCCGTGCATTCATAACTATTTGGTCATAAAAATATGTGACTGTAATTATGATATTTACAGTCAacttataaaaatacatgtaattCTGATTGGCAATAGTTAATCCTTAGCTCTAACCACAAGCCTAGAAGGATTAGCTTATTACGGGAAAGTGCGATAGATAATTACAAAATGGACAAAGCTTTTACTCTCTTGAATTTAACATTCACGAATAACTGTAATAGCATCATAAAACATTTGTCATCATTATTCTTCTCACCTCACAAGGTAAAAACCTAAATTCTGTGGAAATAAATGGGAATCAAATAGGAAAGAGCCACTTACATGATACAACAACAGAGGAGAATAGTTCTTTCATAGAATACTCATGCACAACCTTCAAAGAGGTTCATAGTCACTGCAAGAATTCCTGGGAAGACATCTAAACATGactttaattaaaaagaattaaggcTGGTCTAAAGAATCAAATCTCTAAGGTATGATTACCTTTAACCATAAGCAGTAAAAAAATCTTTTAGCTGATCTCTCTGTAATTTAGGTGAGTACCTCTTTGAAGTTTATTAACATCAAAGAGAGTGGAGCTCACATGGCACTTTCTAATTCAATTTTAAATTCTGATGGAAGGAAATAAATCCACATTCCAgtttaaatacagaaaaggagTAGGTTTTTCAAACTTTATAACCTCTTACTTTAAGGGCATACAtgtttcaattaaataaaatattacacaaaGCTGACATATTTCCCACAAATTTCTCCTCTTCTAGGAGTTGACTGGTCATCTGCTGACAATAGATAAGTTCCTAATTTGAATGGCATTAGTACTttataaatgaacaaaacaatgAGTGTAAACTTGAAAAACTAGGAAAAGGTACACACAAGCTACCAAAAAAGTTGGGATTGGGGGTGACCTACAAATCATGATCTCATATCTTAGGATGTATCTTAGTATTCAGGAAATGGAATTCTTGGAAGCATCTGTTTCACAGTGAGGTTGGGAGGTCAGATGATGCTCTGTTAGATTCTTCTTAGGATTAAATTACTCCCTAGGACTGCGTTAGGACACTTTAGGCGGTATATTAACTCTTCCAGAGCAAATAATTCCATTTCAGTAAATTATTGCTACAGTTCTCTAAAGAGTACTACGGTGTCCTGGAAAAGATAATGTTCCTTCCAAAATGCCCTCTAGTCACTCGAACAATGAGAAATTCATATTTATCTTAGACACTTTGATTCTTGAAGACataaactaaaaaagaagaacTGTTTTTCCCTATCCAAACAGAGACTATCTGGATGGAGACATAATATTAGATCTGCCCTGGTCATTTGGCAGTATATGCCATTTCCTCCATGTGCTTTTCACAACTGGCATGCTTGATTCTTTCCCTGCAAATCAGCCTGCCATTCTTCTTTGCATGCAGAATGGTCTATAAGAACCAAGAAAAAACCAACCCCAATAgccaatcttttaaaaaataggtcaATGAGTGGAGCATGGCACACAATGGGAAGAAAAGGAGTGATAGTTAATTAACTTTCTCAGTGATTATCTCCCATATTTTGAAGGGGATGcgaaaaaactaaaaatctttACAAATGATGGGTAATCGGTAAGAGGAATTCTCCTCCCTGCAGCCCACCAGAAAACCCCCActcaaacaaaaaatcaaaacccaaaccaaaaaccTCCTCTGAAACTTCTACTTCAGATATGAGATCATGGTCTGGAGGCTACTCGTACCAAATACCAGTTCATTCTAGTACAGCAGTTCATGAGGCAAAAGGCTAGGAGTATTTGTGACATGACTTCACAAATAATGTAAAAACAATAACCCTATGATTATGGGCAATAATTTTCCACACTCAAATCTATAGATATTGCACTGAAACTGACACAATGGAGAAGACATAGATCATTTCCTGTTGAAACCCAATTACCTcaaggtaaaacaaaacaaactccatttaataaatgaaatactacttaaatgtttttattttagggtGTGTTCCCTTTCACCTTTATATTCTGGAAAGTTATATGTCTAAGTATACTTGTTTTGTTACTTCATTAGTCTATGAACTTCATTTCCAGAGACTATAAcgagaatggaatggtttgtatCTTTTTTCTGAACATAATTGAGTCAAGGAGTTTTGttattttagatattattattaatttgattAAAACATAGAACCAAAGTTGATGGGAAATAGTAGCTTTCTTCTAGGTAAAAGAGCTTACTAGCAGATTTTATAATCATTGGACATTTATTCTGTCCTACCTGGAAATAAATTATGTTACTGCTTGGCATGGGAAAAGGCATTTTCTATTAACTTCCTGTGACAGGACGCACAGCAACAGTCCAAGTAAGCACCCAACAGGTGCTTGGAAGTAGTTTTAAACTTTAACTTAATGAAAACATTTACCTCAGTACTTTTGTTTGAGAAAGAATTCAGCAGCAGTTATAGTTAATATCCCGCCTGTGGAGAGCTGCGATCACCCTAGGAGGTGGGCCAACTGAGGAGCACTTTCCAGGTAACAAGAGCAACACTACAAGAAGCTACAAATGGTACTGCAGTAGGTATATTGAACACTACTATAGTGATCATGGCCTGGGTTATGTTCCAAATACTAATGCAAGGAATACACTAGAGTTTATAGGATTAGAATAGTTTCCTTACACTAAGAACCAGTAGATGGCGTGTGATGAGTGGGTATggtccattttattctatttcactcTACGAGTTTCCTAGTTATGTCTCCTTTCTCCTATGTTAATTATCTATATTCCATGGCAGTTATTTTCCCTATCTAAAATAAGAACGGTGTAACTATGGAGTACCCCAACTCACATACACATACTTGTGCACCCTTAGACTCATGTATGGATAATCTGTGTAAAGTACTCATTTGCAGTTGGGTGAGCTCACTGAAAGCAGCCATATCAGCCTTccaaatacagtaaaagccaatGAAAATCCGTATCAATTGTTTATTTCTAATATGAAACAGTAAACCTTGTCCATGTGGTAATTAATTCAAATGCCTTCTGTGTTTTTTTGCAAAGTCATCCAAAGCAAAAGTCTAGATGACTGCTGACATGATATGCATAATCTAATGAACTCACATCTCTGTTTATTTTGCTCATCCCACAGTTGAATGACACTCTTACTGCTGAGACACTTGGGTTGatttagaatggctattaatgaatctataaatttggCTAAGGTTGATTTGACTTTCTAGGGAAAGGCCAGCCTATCTTCAAATGGACACCTCCCTCCACATAAACGTCAATGTACCCTAAAGACAAAactaagtatatgtatatacgggatatatacatatatatgtacacataaaatGGATTGGGAAGTCCTTTGGTTTAGACAGTATTAAATATGTACTTCCCAAGTGCATAGGTTTCCTTTGACCAACCTGTTCAAAAAACAAGCATGAAAATTGCCATGGCACATTTCCTATGTCTTTCCCCCTATTTGAAGGACACCTTTCCTTGTTTCTCCATCACTCCTaagcattttacttttaaaagcagCTGGTTCTTTTGGCCTTCTATCTTAACACTCCATTGATTCATCCATTCCTTGGAAGAGCTCTCAGATTACATCCAGAGACTTGTTTTTAGAGGAGAACAAGGTTGCAAATaactgtttcctctttttttattccCTCTTCCCCCCCAAGAAGCAGACACCTTGAAGTGTCATGAATAATGCACTCTTGATCTGACTTGCCTTGTTACCCCTGGCCAGCCCAAGCAGCTGAGGTCTGAGCTTTACTTGCCCTGCATCATTGTGcaatactggaaaagaaaaataatccacaGGTCTGTACCCCTCATACTGTGGTGACGTGATCCGGGTTCTCTTGAATTTCTATGCATTcaatttcctctctctcctttcgcTTGGCACGTTTCTTTTTCTTGTGGTGCTTTTTGGAAGGGGGGAAAAATGTTAGGAACACaggtaaaataacaaaacagtgCAGAAGTGTGCAACCCCCAGTGAGCAGCAAGCATTTGAACAGTGTGAAGGTCAGGTTCGAAGGCACAAATAGAAGGGGGACTAACCCAATAAGAAAAGAAGTAACATTTTGCAAAATGGCTGTCCCATGCTCTTGCAAGGAGCTTTTTATACATTGTGTTCGGGTGTGCTCAGTTGCTAATACAAATGTGAAAAGCAGTGGTGCACAGTGGTCAATGGCGAAATTCAAGGTGTAGATAAGGCACAAGATAGAAATGCAATCCATGTCGACGTTCCATAATGTCATTAAGCCCAGAACGCCCAGCTCAATTGAGGTGACGCTAAGAATTAGCCAGAAGTTTCCCAGAGGGTGGATCACTAGGAAAAAAGTCAGGATTAACACCAGGAGAACACCAAAGCCTGCAATCAGAACAGGCACTGTGACAGACAAGCTGTAATGGTCCATGAAGACAAAGGAGGGGTTGAACACGATGAATCGGATGCTCTTTGAGAGGGATAGGGGCCTCAGCTTTTCCAACACTTCTATGACTTCTTTCTGCTTGTCTCTGCTAGTCCTGGCCACCAGATACAAGCGAGAAGCAATGATATTGCTTTCATCCCCTGCCTTGGAGAAGATGATATCATTTCGAAAATGCTGGAATtctggcttttttaaaaatgagctttgCAGGACACCGATGAAGTCACTTTTGTTATTGGCACTGATGTTGCTGACTTTCAGGAACTGGTAGTACTGCTCCACCCAGGACACTGCAGTGAATCCACTACACAGTCTTCTTAGGTCATCCTGGACGCTGCTGTTCCAGTACTCTAGGGGCTCATAGACATAGAATCCTATCACAGGGCTATAGTTGCTGAAATATTTCTGCTGAACCATGGCATAGGAAACACTTGGCGAATCACTGGCTAGTAGATTGATGATGTTGGCTCCGTCACTGATCTGTAAGCACCCCATGAAGGAGAAGGAGGCATAAATGAGATAGAGGATGACAACAAATGGCTTCACGTATATATTGGTAATCCATTCATTATAATGTTCACGGAGGAAGTGCTGAATGAAATGGTGCTGGTAGGGGTTCGTCTCATGATGGGACGTCTGTTGATGCCCATCACTCATCACTGTCTGGAACCACACAGGTTTGCGATCCAGGTATTCTGCAGAAGGGATCTTACAGCAAAAGATGCTGTGGTAGCGGTTTTGCTCTAGTTGGCCAGCAAAAACCAGACAGGagccaaagaaagagaaaatgtagaaGTAGTTCAAAAGAATGGAGACACACATGTTTTGACAGAAGACCTTCACAGCCTCTATGTTTGTGAATGGGCTGGCACCCATGCCAAAAGTGATGAAGTACAGGGAGCTGGTCATGGTATAGGTGACCATCACATCAGAATAGGCATCTGCTATCCTGTCTTTGAAGGGCAAATTCTCTTTGGTTCTCCGCCATCCAGACAGAAGCTCAAACACTCCTTTAGTTCCATGacctaatgttttaaaaaaagaaaataataattatttttatttcctcctatGGCTCAAGTGAATTCCTTATAGTTTATCTATGCTAAATGGCACTTTATACTCTAATCTTCAAAGGGCTATGATTTTCCTATCAGGCCTCAAAAGTTGAGTTATGGACAGGATATATTTCGTCCCTGTTTCACTTTAGCAAAGCCCAAATTTATTGATATTCTGGGAAAAATGAAACATGTATTGTCTGTTCTATTAATATGACAAGTTGTAAATATAATGTTACATTATTACATGATTTTTTCCCCCTGAACACATATTGTCTTCCTAAATAGACAGTAAATTGTCAACGGCAGGGGCTGTTATTTGTGTGCCTTCAAATGACCCTTAACATCATGTCAAGTGCTTGGTTAACTGATTCATTGACTGACAGTTCCTAACTTTTGTTTCAAGCTGATTTATATGCTGATttaggaaattataaaagtatgttAAACCCTTAAAATGGCTCTAAACCGATTTTATAATGTTGATAACTACTTGGTGGCCAAATGGCTTAGAAACCAATTTCCAAAGACTTGATTAATTAGCTCCAGatgtgagtttaaaaaaaaaaaatctgccacaTCACATAAAAGACAGGGCAAGACCTTAGGGGTGAAAAATCTTAGCAAGCACTTCCTTTGGGCTCCTCATAGAGCTCTGATTCACGTGAGATGGATGCTGACTAAATGCTTTTGACTGCCTCATTAAAGTGAATGAAGAACACTTGTTTTAAACCAATGTTTGTGTACCTTTTGATAAGAGTAAGTAGGCAAAAGGCTTAGTCAACAAATATTACTTGAACACCCAGTGTATGCCAGACTCTGGTAGCTACTGAGCTGTAATTTTGAGGAATTTCACAGCTCTTAAGATACTACCACTTTCTTACtagcaaaagaagaaagcagcTGAGTAAACAAAGGTATTATACTATATCTGCAATTTCCCCTTTTTTCACTTCCCTGAATTGGACCTGTCAATGACCATCCATAATATATCAATTGGTAGCTTTCTGAGTGAGTGGAAATCTTCATAGATCACTCTTGCCCTTGTGGGCATAGCAATACTACATAGGAATCTTTTCTGTGAATGGATACAAGCTGTGCTTGGGCTGTTCTCCAAGAAATCCATTAGACAAAGACATAGCTGAAAGGCACAAAATCAACTAGTTTATGAAAACCTGGAAAATGGACTTAAATGTGGCGCTTAGATATTGGAGTTAGGTGTTACAAACTTAATTTACTTAGTAGTGCTTTAACAAAGATATGATAGCTGGGGTCTTACTGCAATTACTCTGAATTTGCATTGCCGATAGCTTTGCTAACTGACCTGTAtaattcttccctttcttttatttgagaCTACAATGTacatacttaaaaatattatttcccagCCTAGTTTTCAACTAGAGGTGGTTCACGTGACATAGTTCCGGACAATGCAGTGTAACTGAAGGTCATCTAAGGATGCTTGTTAGGAAACCAGAGGGCATTTTGTTTGAAATAGTATAATGAAGCCACTAGGAAGAGTTCTTGTCTGCCTCCTTGTGGAATTCTCTTCTAAGAAAACCAAATCTTGGCTAAGCTATTGTAGGTAAGGCTGTTACTTGCAGCTGAATACATTCCTAACCAACAACGTTTCGTAGGTCAGTTAACATTTACCAAAACCTCTTTTAAGATGATCTAAGAATTCTTGTTTCATAGTTAATTTGACTATAGTATTTATAGACTTAAatgtatataatgcaaatatttgatttttaaagacaCATTGGCCAAACTTTTGGTAGTTTTTATCAATTATTAATAGTTACTAAAGGAAGCTAGGCATTGGAATTCTTTTTACCTCTAATGTAAAGCCTATTTATTCTTCAAAGCTGTCTCTTATGGGTCTCCAATCAGGAAAGATATGTTTATCATAACAAGTAGAAAGGTTCGTGTAAACTGTATTTAGGAAAAGgcatgtttttttcatttggagGTAATGAACTGTTCCTTCTTGCATTTTATCATGAGCTCAACATATGTGTATTACATTTAGTCTAATGATTCTTAACAATGTTAATTGTTCATTCCTATCTTTGGCAAAACTCCTTGAAGAGACAGAATACAGTGCTTGCTCTATTATTCCCTTGACTAAAATACAATGTTAGAATAAGGGTTAaggcaattaaaataattatttaatgagAGCACCTCTCTTCAGAAATGAGGACTCCTGCTATCTTTGTAGTCACAAGGTGGGGAAAGGCTACACAGAGCTACAGCTAAATTTGGCTTGCCTTTGATAGTGGTCATTTTTATGGAACATTAGGTACACTATGTAGGCCAGATTTTTGCTTTATGTAGTACAAAGGCCTGTAGGTGTAGGAAGATGATACTAAACCATATTAGATTAggtaatcactttaaatgtggTTGAGACTGAAAATACAATTTCCAAACTTTGTTTGGAGATGGCATATTTTATCCCACTCATATGTTTAGATATTTTATAGGATTTTCCTACTGATATTCACTCATTTGACTGTCACAATAATCTGCCCATTTGCTAGCAGTTCAAATGTATTGCCTGCTCCAGCCAAGGTAATTTTCTTTCACTGCCCTGTGTGCATGTTCCTAATTAGTCTTATCTTCTTAGCTTTGTTTATGTTATTTTCTGTCCCTTAAAATACTTTCCTCAATTCTGGTCATATTAAAATTCTATTCATTGGTCTGTTAAGGGTCAGTTCAAGTCTCCTATTTGCTATAAATCCATTTCTAATGATTCcagtcatatacatatatatatatatatatatatatataagttccTTAAATTTTTATTGCACTAACTAGTCACTCATCTTGGCCCTCAACCATGTGCTGTTTTGCTCTGGAATTAAATGGTTTTCTCAAGATATGTTCTATCTCTTGGTTGGATGGCAAATTCTTCATGGCTAGGGAATGCATTTTATCTTACCTTTATACTCGGCAGGACATCTGGTAAAGTGATAGATGCCTAAAAGATGCCCATTAACTTCTTTTTGAATTAAATAAACTATAATTCTTGATTCTAGATGGGTCCAAAAATGGATCTTTTTattacttattctaaaatttattatacATCTTTATacctatataaatatagattGTATCCAGAAGAGCTATACACTATTTACTTTCATTCAatccaatatatatttatttagagtttGTTATATAAGAACTTTTGCTGGCCGGTATATAAGATATAAAGGTAAACAAGAAACACAATCTTTTTCAACATCTGTCCAGAAAGTCATTTTCACTTAAGTAATTCTGAGACCAAGATTATAGCTTCTAATGCAACTGCTTTAAAAATAGGGATATATACCTAAAAAATTATATTGGCACTTGTAACAAAGCCCTCAAtacttctctaaaaataaagaagcaagagcATGAGTAAAGAAGAGAATATGTcagagtgatttttctttttgtagatgtTACTTCTATTGTCATACAATGAGAAAATATACTACTGTGAAAACagcttaattatttattttaagctcCTGCTAATGCATATAGAATgtctatatttattaaaatactagATATTCTTAggattttagatttaaaaataactaattaattaatatgAAATAACTGTGTATAGTATCAATGGAATTAATTGTATGGAGAGATAAAAgtttaataaaagttttatttgtttaatccAGGGTTTCCCAACTGGGCACTATTGACactttgggctggataattcctTATTTTTGGGGACTGTCACGAACTTTGGAGGATGTTTAGCACCATTCcactacccactagatgccagttgcACACCCCACAGTTGTAACAACTAAATATTTcttcagacattgtcaaatgttgCCTGTGGGGTGAATTTTGCTTCAATTGAAAATTATTGGTttagtcaaaagaaaaagaaataatatactcACTCATACACACACGTACTTAATTATCtgtttctgattataaaattagGATACATTTCCATGGAAAATTTGGGAAAGATGAAAAATAGTGGTGAAACAAATTATTCCAGAATCCCGCAACACAGAAAACTGCTGTTAACAACTTCAAGTATTTATTCcagtcatttgtttatttatcttccaagcttatgtgtgtgtgtgtgtgtgtgtgtatgtatgtatgtatatatttatttatgtatctatctagCCATCTATTCAGATAGGTAACTACCTATATAACTAATTCAAAGAACTGGATTGCTACCAACCAAAAATTAGGATTTAGGATTACTCTTGCCACTCTGTCCAGATGCCAATCAACCATGGAGAGTCTGTCTTCCAATTTCTGCAGTGTTTTCTGTCTTGGTTTCTTACTTTTCACTTTGGTTTCCATTCTGAAGCTGGAACCATTTTCTGAGCATCTGCTCTCTTGAAAGAAGCCCCAATTTTCTCTTTAGCTTTTTCTAATAGTATTTTATTCCTTGCAGTTCCTCCCTTACTCAGAGATTCTTAATCCAATTCAAGTAATCCACCTCAAACTGATACACCAGTGTCCACCCCAAAGACACTGGTGGCCCACCAATTCAGGTGATGCATGGATCAAATATAAATGTGACATGCCCCACTGAATGATGATTGGAACTACATTATATTATTTCCCAGTACCCAGTCCTAACTGTTCTTTGAGTCTGTCCCATTTTCCCACCAAAATCTTTAATTCTCACCTGAGGCCACTGCTTGTTTTAAGAACAACTCCATTCAAGTTCTGGACTCGTTTTACATGCAGTTAGCTAATATATAAAGAGGAATTTTGTTCTTACTAAGTAGGGCTGTATGCTGTGTACTGTGAAAATGCAGCTGATTCTTCCTGAGGGATCAGGGAAAGCTTCAAAAGGTTTAAGCAGAGGATGATGTTAATGACAGTCTAGGCTGATGGGATAACATGAATAGAGACACAAACCCCTGTAAACTATGAAGAGGTAGTTGTGTATTTAaagtttataattgttatttttttccctcagtaGAGATTAGCTCACTGGTATAGCGAGCTGGTATACTATTGTCCAAAGTACATTTTTGATTTAGTGTTCCAAAATCTGACTGCCACACTTTGGTCATGATTTCCCTGAATTACATTAGTATATATTTGCACACTGCATTAGATTAATATAATAAGTAACTCACTGGGGACATTATTAGATGACTGATATTTCCTTTAGCacagttttttgaaataaaagaagGAGAGTTCTTAAGGGTAAAAAAGAGTTGGACAGAGGAAAAACTGGGAGAAAAATTCAAGGAGGGAGATGAATAGAAATaataggggggtgtgtgtgtgtattgagtACTCCACAAGTCTGATGGGATGCCGATGGGGAGCTCTCTTTCCAAATGAAAGCAATTTGAAGCATTGTGTAACAATGAGGAAAACATACACAGCAGCTTGCTAACATGCCCCCATTTAACAATGATTTGGTAAGTTCTGCTATTTGCAATTCAGCcatatgaaaaagataaagaTCATGAAGGTTCTTCATGGTCATGGTAGTGCAGGTCTGCCAGAATGAATATTTaagtgttttaaattaaaaaaaaatattgttaccAAACAAAACTGATATCAGTCCTCAGTGAGGTGGGGAGCACTCAGAACTGGTTATAATTCCATTTCAGCCTCTAGTAATCATTCTCCAACAAATAAAGATGACTTCTAAAGTAAGATGGATCTTCTCTGAGAACCATCTCCAGCCTACCTTTAAGAACATTTTTCCAAACTCCTACTCTTCTAATGTATGTTTCCATATTGTAATTGCATCTGACATTGCTGTACGAAAACTCTCTGGTGACATAGTTAGGCCTAaaaagaagtttttcttttttcttttttcttttttttgagacggagtctcactctttcactcaggccATAGTGaggtggcaagatctcagctccctgcaacctctgcctcctgggttcaagcaattctcctgcctcagccccctgagtaactgagattataggcacctgccaccacacctggctgatttttgtattttcagtagagatgggttttgccacattggccaggctggtctcaaactcccgacctcaagtaatctgccctccttggccgcccaaagtgctgggattataggcgcgagccacggtgccggcaagattttttttttttttccagagaaatgTTGTTCTATAAATCCAATATAATTTTTACAGTTGCCATTTTAATCCTACACTCAATCTCTCCAAAACCTACAATTCCAAAGAAAACACTTTTAACAAGGATGAAATTCAATTGGAACTAGCTGTAACTGACTCAATTAATGCTCTCTACTGAGTTTTTCTTTGCTATATTGCTTTAATAAGCATGATCTGTGGgtttctagtttattttaatCAGCAGAATTAGAATTCTCATTTGCCTTCAGAAGACATACTGGTGGGTTTTCCTTTTCACTTGAACATGTTAATCAAGACGTGAAAGCTTGACACTGATATCAGAAACGTAAGAAGAAGAGGTTAGAAAAAAATACTCCTTTTTATGACCTGTTCCAAAGAAAGCTTACTACTTTCCCTTAGCAGTTATTTCTTCATTTGGTTAGCTACACTTTCAATAATTGTGTTTGTGAAAATCACCCCGATTGTGACATCCCAATGccaactaaatgaatgaataatgaatgaaaaaaataaaatcacaatcaACTGAAAACTCAGTCCAGCAAAACAGCTGCAAAAAAGTCTGGATAATGCATCAGTATTTTAAGTTATTGTTCACTTCTTTGGCATTATGTGGGATCATTTATCCATTGTTCCTTCTCTTTAGCTGGCTGATTCCTACTTAGCATGATCTCAAGCATAATCTCACCACTTGAACATGCGTGATCTCTAACACTTTCCGCTTGCCCTACTCACCCCCATTCCACCAGCTTAGACGTCTCTGCCCTGTATTCCAACCCAAATCACAGTACTTACTATACGCTACACTGAGATTGCCCATTGGTGGGCCTGTCTTTTAGCCAGTCCAGAAACTCTTCACTGGCCAGGTTAGGCACTTGCCTTTTtcacttttgtatattaattattGGCTTatggtaaatgctcaataaatgtttttaaaac includes these proteins:
- the PTCHD4 gene encoding patched domain-containing protein 4 isoform X1, coding for MCFLRRPGAPASWIWWRMLRQVLRRGLQSFCHRLGLCVSRHPVFFLTVPAVLTITFGLSALNRFQPEGDLERLVAPSHSLAKIERSLASSLFPLDQSKSQLYSDLHTPGRYGRVILLSPTGDNILLQAEGILQTHRAVLEMKDGRNSFIGHQLGGVVEVPNSKDQRVKSARAIQITYYLQTYGSATQDLIGEKWENEFCKLIRKLQEEHQELQLYSLASFSLWRDFHKTSILARSKVLVSLVLILTTATLSSSMKDCLRSKPFLGLLGVLTVCISIITAAGIFFITDGKYNSTLLGIPFFAMGHGTKGVFELLSGWRRTKENLPFKDRIADAYSDVMVTYTMTSSLYFITFGMGASPFTNIEAVKVFCQNMCVSILLNYFYIFSFFGSCLVFAGQLEQNRYHSIFCCKIPSAEYLDRKPVWFQTVMSDGHQQTSHHETNPYQHHFIQHFLREHYNEWITNIYVKPFVVILYLIYASFSFMGCLQISDGANIINLLASDSPSVSYAMVQQKYFSNYSPVIGFYVYEPLEYWNSSVQDDLRRLCSGFTAVSWVEQYYQFLKVSNISANNKSDFIGVLQSSFLKKPEFQHFRNDIIFSKAGDESNIIASRLYLVARTSRDKQKEVIEVLEKLRPLSLSKSIRFIVFNPSFVFMDHYSLSVTVPVLIAGFGVLLVLILTFFLVIHPLGNFWLILSVTSIELGVLGLMTLWNVDMDCISILCLIYTLNFAIDHCAPLLFTFVLATEHTRTQCIKSSLQEHGTAILQNVTSFLIGLVPLLFVPSNLTFTLFKCLLLTGGCTLLHCFVILPVFLTFFPPSKKHHKKKKRAKRKEREEIECIEIQENPDHVTTV
- the PTCHD4 gene encoding patched domain-containing protein 4 isoform X2 is translated as MRRPGAPASWIWWRMLRQVLRRGLQSFCHRLGLCVSRHPVFFLTVPAVLTITFGLSALNRFQPEGDLERLVAPSHSLAKIERSLASSLFPLDQSKSQLYSDLHTPGRYGRVILLSPTGDNILLQAEGILQTHRAVLEMKDGRNSFIGHQLGGVVEVPNSKDQRVKSARAIQITYYLQTYGSATQDLIGEKWENEFCKLIRKLQEEHQELQLYSLASFSLWRDFHKTSILARSKVLVSLVLILTTATLSSSMKDCLRSKPFLGLLGVLTVCISIITAAGIFFITDGKYNSTLLGIPFFAMGHGTKGVFELLSGWRRTKENLPFKDRIADAYSDVMVTYTMTSSLYFITFGMGASPFTNIEAVKVFCQNMCVSILLNYFYIFSFFGSCLVFAGQLEQNRYHSIFCCKIPSAEYLDRKPVWFQTVMSDGHQQTSHHETNPYQHHFIQHFLREHYNEWITNIYVKPFVVILYLIYASFSFMGCLQISDGANIINLLASDSPSVSYAMVQQKYFSNYSPVIGFYVYEPLEYWNSSVQDDLRRLCSGFTAVSWVEQYYQFLKVSNISANNKSDFIGVLQSSFLKKPEFQHFRNDIIFSKAGDESNIIASRLYLVARTSRDKQKEVIEVLEKLRPLSLSKSIRFIVFNPSFVFMDHYSLSVTVPVLIAGFGVLLVLILTFFLVIHPLGNFWLILSVTSIELGVLGLMTLWNVDMDCISILCLIYTLNFAIDHCAPLLFTFVLATEHTRTQCIKSSLQEHGTAILQNVTSFLIGLVPLLFVPSNLTFTLFKCLLLTGGCTLLHCFVILPVFLTFFPPSKKHHKKKKRAKRKEREEIECIEIQENPDHVTTV